The Fluviispira sanaruensis sequence ATCAAGACCAATCTTCATTTTCTCATTAAAATTGATACAATTTCAGCATAAACAATTTCGGGAGACTTTAACCCATCAACAATACTTAATAATTTCCTATCCGCATAGTACGAAACTAAAGGGAAGGTTTCCTGCTGGTAAACAGTAAAGCGACGCCGTACTGTCTCAGGTTCATCGTCCTTGCGACGGAACATTGAACCTAACTTGCCGCAACTCACACAAGAATACTTTGAGATATCTGTATGAGCCACAATAGAATCGACCTTGCCGCATGCCGAACAAGTCCATCTTCTTTCGAAACGCTCCACTAATTTTTCCAGATCGGCTGTCAGTGATAAAACTAGATCAACCTTGCTTGAAAATTTACTCAAAAGACTATCAAATTCTTTTGCTTGTGAAAGATTTCTTGGAATGCCATCCATCAAAACTATGTCGTTTTGATTTAATGTCATTGAGGACAGAGCATTTTCAAGACACAAAAACATCGACTTATCATCTATGAGATGGCCAGACTCAACAATACCTTTGACTTTCAACCCGAGTGCGGATTCGGATGCTATTTCTTGGCGTATGATTGCGCCTGTAGAAATATGCTTCACTCCCAAACGTGAACTGAGAAGAGAACACTGAGTCCCCTTACCAACGCCTGGAGGACCTAGAAAAATGATTACCTTCATTTACAATCCTGTTTCATAGCCTTGTATCATTTGCGGTATCTCGCGAATGAGAAGGGAAAATCAGAAAATCATATTTTTGAGTCGCAAGTTGTGCTCTCACTTGGCGAATAGCCTCAAGTGCAACACCCACAACAATCAAAAGAGAAGTTCCTCCAAAGGTCATTTGCTGAGAGAAGGTCCCACCAACGAGAGAAGGAACGACCACAATAAGATTCATGTAAACCGCTCCAGCAAACGTCAAACGAGAAACAACAGTATCAAGAGCCTCAGCAGTCTCACTCCCAGGACGAACTCCTGGAATATATGCGTTTTGTTTTTTTAGGTTTTCGGCTACATCATCGGATTTAAAGACGATAGATGCATAGAAAAATGAGAAAAAGAGACCTAAAATTACAAAGGCAGCATTATATAGCCAATGGCCTGGTAAAAAATCAGCGAGCCAAATATTCCCAGACGAATTTCCAAAACTTAAAAATGTTGCTGGTACAGCTAATAATGTAGATGCAAAAATTGCAGCCATAATACCAGCCATATTAACTTTCAACGGTAAGTGTGTTGACTGTGCAGACATCACTCTCTTGCCAACAAGACGCTTTGCATAGTGGATTGGAACTTTTCTATAGCTTTGCTCAAAAAATGTAACAGCAAAAACAAGAACAAGGGCAAATCCGATGATGCCAAGGGCACCCACAAACGCACCACTATTCTGCTTGACCATTTCAACAATTGTGCTTGCAGAAGACGGTAAATAAGCAACGATACCAGCAAAGATGAGAAGGCTTATGCCATTCCCAATGCCTTTATCAGTGATTTGCTCACCTAACCACATTACAAAACAACTACCAGCTGCCATAAGTACACAAGACAAGAGCCTAAACGACAGACCAGGATCAAGAACTATCATTCCACCACCAGGACCACGGGAAGCTTCTAAACCTGCTGCTAAGAGATAACCTTGTACAAGCGCTAAAAGCACCGCAAGTGCCCGCGTTATACGAGTCATCTTCTGCCGGCCAACACCACCATCTTTTTGCATTTGCTCCAATGCAGGAACAACCACTGTCATCAATTGGATGATAATGCTCGCAGATATGTAAGGCATAACTGCAAGGCTAAAAATAGAAAAGTGGCTCAGAGCACCACCTGAAAACATATTGAATATCTTCAGCAGCCCTGCGCCTTGCTGGCTTGCAAAGAGAGCAAGTTCTTTGGCATCGATACCTGGAATTGGAATGTGCACTCCAAATCGGAACACGAGAAGTGCTAACAATGTAAACAACAAACGCTTTACAAGGACATTATCTGTCCAGCCACTTCCCTGAGGCATCCCCTGCTTACTCCTCGATAGTTACACCTTTTGCCACTAGTTTTTCACGAGCTCCAGCGGACATAGCAAAATTTCTTACAGAACGAAGCTCTGCAGGAACATCTCCCATGGAGAGTAATTTTGCAATACCAGAGGCGTTAAAACCTTTGCCATCTAAAATGCCATTTTCAATATATTGGCTAGAATCTTTTAAATTTAAGGACTCTACCTCGATAGCGCACACGTTCTTGAACCCACGTTTTGGAATTCTACGGTAAAGAGGAGTTTGACCCCCTTCGAAACCAGGACGAATGCTTGAACCAGAACGAGCTGTTTGGCCTTTACCACCGCGTCCACCTGTTTTACCGAGTCCACTACCTGGGCCTCTGCCTAAACGGCGTCTATCTTTTCTTGCGCCCGGATTTGGGCGAAGTTCTTCTATTCTCACGTTTTACTCCTTACTCAGCTGGCTCAACTCTGATAAACTGAATTACCTTGTTGACCTGGCCAAGGATTGGATTCACGTTTGGTAATACGCGTGAAGAACCAATCTTAGAAAGACCAAGTGAAACTAGGGTTTTGCGCTGTGATTCATTACGACCCGCAAAACTACGGAGCAATGTCACTTTAATATTTTTGGTTTCTATAGTTTTCATTTTTGAGAGACCCTTTTTACTTACGAGCTCTTAAGTATTCTTCGGTAGTCGAAAGCTGTTTAAGGCCCTTGAAGGCAGCCTTAACAACATTATGAGGATTACGACTTCCTTGAATTTTAGCCATGATATTAGGAATACCAGCGAGCTCTGCAACCGCACGCACTGAACTTCCGGCAACAATACCAGAACCTTCTGTTGCTGGACTCAAAAGAAGGTGGCTAGCACCAAATTTTGCGTTCACAACAAATGGAATAGTTTGCTTTTCCATTGGAACAGTAATAAGTGATTTTTT is a genomic window containing:
- the secY gene encoding preprotein translocase subunit SecY, coding for MPQGSGWTDNVLVKRLLFTLLALLVFRFGVHIPIPGIDAKELALFASQQGAGLLKIFNMFSGGALSHFSIFSLAVMPYISASIIIQLMTVVVPALEQMQKDGGVGRQKMTRITRALAVLLALVQGYLLAAGLEASRGPGGGMIVLDPGLSFRLLSCVLMAAGSCFVMWLGEQITDKGIGNGISLLIFAGIVAYLPSSASTIVEMVKQNSGAFVGALGIIGFALVLVFAVTFFEQSYRKVPIHYAKRLVGKRVMSAQSTHLPLKVNMAGIMAAIFASTLLAVPATFLSFGNSSGNIWLADFLPGHWLYNAAFVILGLFFSFFYASIVFKSDDVAENLKKQNAYIPGVRPGSETAEALDTVVSRLTFAGAVYMNLIVVVPSLVGGTFSQQMTFGGTSLLIVVGVALEAIRQVRAQLATQKYDFLIFPSHSRDTANDTRL
- the rplO gene encoding 50S ribosomal protein L15, giving the protein MRIEELRPNPGARKDRRRLGRGPGSGLGKTGGRGGKGQTARSGSSIRPGFEGGQTPLYRRIPKRGFKNVCAIEVESLNLKDSSQYIENGILDGKGFNASGIAKLLSMGDVPAELRSVRNFAMSAGAREKLVAKGVTIEE
- the rpsE gene encoding 30S ribosomal protein S5 → MNKEEQKKDRFEDRVVSVSRVSKTVKGGRRMSFSALVVVGDRQGTVGYGLGKAAEVPEAVRKAVAQAKKSLITVPMEKQTIPFVVNAKFGASHLLLSPATEGSGIVAGSSVRAVAELAGIPNIMAKIQGSRNPHNVVKAAFKGLKQLSTTEEYLRARK
- the rpmD gene encoding 50S ribosomal protein L30 → MKTIETKNIKVTLLRSFAGRNESQRKTLVSLGLSKIGSSRVLPNVNPILGQVNKVIQFIRVEPAE
- a CDS encoding adenylate kinase family protein; the protein is MKVIIFLGPPGVGKGTQCSLLSSRLGVKHISTGAIIRQEIASESALGLKVKGIVESGHLIDDKSMFLCLENALSSMTLNQNDIVLMDGIPRNLSQAKEFDSLLSKFSSKVDLVLSLTADLEKLVERFERRWTCSACGKVDSIVAHTDISKYSCVSCGKLGSMFRRKDDEPETVRRRFTVYQQETFPLVSYYADRKLLSIVDGLKSPEIVYAEIVSILMRK